ATTCCATGGTTATAGAGCGCGTTGGCGAGATCGAAGCGACGTGGGCAGCGCTTCGTGTCTCAGACTGCGAAGCCGCCGGGCATGCAGCCATCGACCAGTTACACACGCTGCAAAACACGCTGCGCAAGCAGCTCCTGGACGAAACCCGCCCGATCCAGCTCAATAGCAAGGACCCGGTCGGGCCGGGTGTCGACTTCACGGATCTCGACGCGATGTCCGAAATCCTTTGGGCGGCTGCAGCCTAACTCGTCG
This DNA window, taken from Qipengyuania seohaensis, encodes the following:
- a CDS encoding AHH domain-containing protein, which encodes MPFRAVNRRGTQGHDPAMQRHHLLPRQLLNRTCFGSMFAVLGRERIGFDDFRINGLLLPSCESVARRTALPLHRGPHRDYNSMVIERVGEIEATWAALRVSDCEAAGHAAIDQLHTLQNTLRKQLLDETRPIQLNSKDPVGPGVDFTDLDAMSEILWAAAA